One segment of Plasmodium vivax chromosome 14, whole genome shotgun sequence DNA contains the following:
- a CDS encoding hypothetical protein, conserved (encoded by transcript PVX_122025A), whose translation MITDSEAPTYNFNSDDEAPCEYLNDVYAISEDTFSFKIIKQLGEGYYSPGNGHKVKIIYYELGSEDKIASANVYLGKNDKLPYICEIAAKCMKPNEVCIIQAPKLFTKTFRNSERKNKYDRKENFRTEFKKALRFKQKCVEKYFSYSTVATLKRIKLSSNDVKLLVRKRKLKKATPDGKPNVAQKNASSEELKGDDPHKCSESLTLEDINNVKYKFLKEEELSTYVVYLKEYNRVDILNDDRTIIKEVMREGKGIVTPKKNDYIDFFLQDGKKSEFIHTILEVHNLKYRGLFQILQNMKKKEMSRIVLKGLECLHIYHSVQNTHIEKEEPYGQEKKPNDVQQGRRDFCQDDKQEGILNETSLPSFESNQVKQNDGEMKEGQEEAHLHTSNELPKQKKEIIIELVDFKKSKRVNISSIINQNYTEKLLFYLSEDGKNQNPNKPIIDADCELIIHVSINNDKDRTKGERMHLPVHFWKNNGSIKKRKAFFLFSYGSCFTAPLWFYECFKGLKEGDEVIVPLSKNRNVFSENQFAYHLIFEETAPGEEAHQGQGGTDEVEVEGIKRNSDLKNDRKEPTPNDSRQITKRNHSGRKSSKMKDRKFVQRLISNRNKGKGFFLIDGLKKNQVDRFCEGFFSSQTALIDGTHDEAESPKSPFHCSSFQKVMRKKFYKSVANIQKRRKLTRMKHQLRKQLYGGNSYKECISKKLQHRGKKTDNFSFFKRALKNVYFEKSFYQKDAILKIKIVKLICKKKDPWNMNMSEQIEYLKIYNKMGNTFMKKNLYYAASLHYIKGFDIFRFSKMYTLIFEEKKTNVSNLATDDDMAKELVLHMEKILTNLAISHYKLGNYNECVKYAESAATINPENVKCIYWKHMAYLQQNKYHQVIKNLNNSFCLNNLTLLKLYNTARVIKKKQDAHFNSLFYAMYDQK comes from the exons ACAAACTGCCCTACATCTGCGAAATCGCTGCAAAGTGTATGAAGCCAAATGAGGTGTGTATCATTCAGGCCCCCAAGCTATTCACAA AAACGTTTAGAAACTCCGAACGGAAGAACAAGTATGATAGGAAAGAAAACTTCAGGAcggaatttaaaaaggccCTAAGATTTAAACAAAAGTGCGTCGAAAAGTACTTTAGCTACTCCACCGTGGCAACCttgaaaaggataaaattaaGTTCAAACGATGTAAAATTGCTagtgcgaaaaaggaaattaaaaaaggctACCCCGGATGGAAAGCCCAATGTAGCCCAAAAAAACGCGTCAAGTGAAGAACTCAAAGGAGATGATCCACACAAATGCTCCGAATCGTTAACCTTAGAAGATATTAACAATGTAaagtataaatttttaaaagaggaGGAACTGAGCACATACGTTGTGTACTTGAAAGAATATAACCGAGTGGACATTCTAAATGATGACAGAACCATAATAAAGGAAGTCATGCGAGAAGGGAAAGGAATTGTTACCCCCAAGAAAAATGATTAcattgatttttttctacaagATGGAAAGAAGAGCGAGTTTATTCACACCATCTTGGAGgtacataatttaaaatacaGAGGGCTCTTCCAGATTCTgcaaaatatgaaaaaaaaggaaatgtcCAGAATCGTTCTTAAAGGTTTGGAATGCCTCCACATCTACCACTCTGTgcaaaacacacacatagaaaaggaggagccaTATggccaggaaaaaaaaccaaacgATGTGCAGCAGGGTCGAAGGGACTTTTGCCAAGATGACAAGCAGGAGGGCATCTTAAACGAAACCAGTTTGCCCAGCTTCGAATCAAATCAAGTGAAACAAAATGATGGTGAGATGAAAGAGGGACAGGAGGAGGCCCATCTCCACACCAGTAACGAATTACCcaagcagaaaaaagaaataattatagaACTAGtggattttaaaaagtcCAAACGGGTTAATATCTCTTCAATTATCAACCAGAACTACACGGAAAAACTACTTTTCTACCTGTCGGAGGATGGTAAAAATCAAAACCCAAACAAGCCCATCATTGACGCCGATTGCGAGCTGATAATCCATGTAAGTATCAACAATGATAAGGACAGAACGAAAGGCGAAAGAATGCATTTGCCGGTTCATTTCTGGAAGAACAATGGCAGtattaaaaaacgaaaggcattttttcttttttcgtaCGGGTCATGCTTCACCGCTCCTCTTTGGTTTTACGAATGCTTCAAGGGACTAAAGGAGGGGGATGAAGTAATCGTTCCTTTGTCAAAAAACAGGAATGTTTTTTCGGAGAACCAGTTCGCTTaccatttaatttttgagGAAACCGccccaggggaagaagcacaccAGGGGCAAGGCGGCACAGATGAAGTTGAAGTTGAAGGTATTAAACGGAATAGTGACCTAAAGAACGACCGTAAGGAGCCCACCCCAAATGACAGCCGCCAAATAACCAAAAGGAACCACTCGGGGAGGAAATCGTCCAAAATGAAGGACCGAAAATTTGTGCAGCGCCTCATTTCCAACCGCAATAAAGGCAAAGGCTTCTTTCTAATAGATGGCTTGAAGAAAAACCAAGTGGACCGCTTTTGCGAAGGTTTCTTTTCGTCGCAAACGGCCCTGATCGATGGAACCCACGATGAGGCGGAATCGCCAAAATCGCCCTTTCATTGTAGCTCCTTCCAAAAAGTCATgcggaaaaaattttacaaaagtgTAGCCAACATTCAAAAGAGGCGAAAACTCACCAGGATGAAGCATCAGCTGAGGAAACAGCTTTACGGAGGTAACTCATACAAAGAGTGTATCTCAAAAAAGCTGCAACatagaggaaaaaaaacggataatttttcctttttcaaaagagcgctaaaaaatgtgtacttTGAAAAATCCTTCTACCAAAAAGatgccattttaaaaataaaaattgttaaacttatttgtaaaaagaaagaCCCGTGGAATATGAACATGTCAGAACAAATTGAGTAcctaaaaatttacaacaaaatgggcaatacgtttatgaaaaaaaatttgtactaCGCAGCCTCACTTCATTACATAAAAGGCTTCGACATATTTcgcttttccaaaatgtacactttaatttttgaggaaaagaaaacaaatgTGTCAAATTTAGCCACGGATGATGATATGGCCAAGGAGCTCGTACTACACATGGAAAAGATACTAACCAACTTGGCCATTTCTCACTACAAATTAGGAAACTACAACGAGTGTGTTAAGTATGCAGAAAGCGCTGCCACTATAAATCCGGAAAATGTTAAATGCATTTATTGGAAACATATGGCATATTtgcagcaaaataaatatcaccaagttataaaaaatttgaacaatTCTTTTTGCCTCAACAATTTGACACTGCTAAAGTTGTACAACACCGCCCGcgtaataaagaaaaaacaggaCGCCCACTttaattcacttttttaCGCCATGTACGATCAGAAGTGA